Below is a genomic region from Miscanthus floridulus cultivar M001 chromosome 1, ASM1932011v1, whole genome shotgun sequence.
ATATATTCTAATCGAATAAGATTTTACAAGTACataacacacatacacaaagCAATAGTTTGTTTTGCACCCTCGTGAACGGAAACTTTTATTCGATGGAGAGTGTACCTAACTACGTGTAGTAACTAGAGGTAGGATACATCCGCACGATCAACGGTATTCCCAGACAGCCCTCGGCACACCCATCCAAGATCTAACTCGGTGCGTGACGTGTGAATTCAGGCGTCGGACCAGGTGATGTGGACCTCGCCGACATCGGTATGGAGCCCGAGCTTCTTCCAGACGGCGGGAGAGGAATCCACGATGTTCTTCTTGCAGCCGTTGTGGGAGTCGCACTCGTCCACGACCTGGGCCTCCACAGTGCGTCCGGTGTCCTTGCTCGTGATGCGGATCGTCTTGTGACACCTCTTTCCTCCTGCGTACCACCCCGAGGACAGTGCCACGATGAGGTCGTTGTCGCTGTGGAAGCGGCCATCACACCCTACCGCGCCTCCGCCATCTTCGCCCTTCTGGAACCTGTTCACCGTCATCACAGCAAAGGTGCTGCCGCTGCGGCCACCGGCTGTGTCCCAGTCGACGCTGCCGCCGCGGTCATCGAGCATCCGGGCTGTGGCCCATGAGACCTGAAGCAGAGCT
It encodes:
- the LOC136485310 gene encoding putative ripening-related protein 6, with protein sequence MAKAKTAIVIVILALLQVSWATARMLDDRGGSVDWDTAGGRSGSTFAVMTVNRFQKGEDGGGAVGCDGRFHSDNDLIVALSSGWYAGGKRCHKTIRITSKDTGRTVEAQVVDECDSHNGCKKNIVDSSPAVWKKLGLHTDVGEVHITWSDA